One part of the Acinetobacter sp. XS-4 genome encodes these proteins:
- a CDS encoding 2,3-butanediol dehydrogenase has product MKAARFYDRGDIRIEDIPEPEITPGTVGIKVAWCGICGTDLHEFMEGPIFIPPCGHPHPISGESAPITMGHEFSGVVYAVGEGVDDIEIGQHVVVEPYIVADDVPTGPGDNYHLSKNMNFIGLGGRGGGLSEKIAVKRRWVHPISNKIPLDQAALIEPLSVGHHAFVRSGAKAGNIALVGGAGPIGLLLSAILKAKGLKVIITELSAKRKEKAKESGVADYILDPSEVDVVSEVMKITNGDGVDVAFECSSVNKVLDTLVAAVKPTGVIVIVSIWSHPASINVHSVVMKELDVRGTIAYVNDHQETIKLVEEGKINLEPFITQRIQLDDLISQGFETLIHNNESAVKIIVHP; this is encoded by the coding sequence ATGAAAGCAGCACGTTTTTATGACAGAGGCGATATTCGTATTGAAGATATCCCTGAACCAGAAATCACTCCCGGTACTGTAGGTATTAAGGTGGCTTGGTGTGGAATCTGTGGTACAGATTTGCATGAATTTATGGAAGGGCCAATTTTTATTCCACCATGTGGACATCCACATCCTATTTCAGGTGAATCTGCACCGATTACCATGGGACATGAATTTTCAGGTGTGGTCTATGCCGTAGGTGAAGGTGTTGATGATATTGAAATTGGTCAACATGTGGTGGTAGAACCTTATATTGTGGCGGATGATGTACCGACTGGACCGGGCGATAATTATCATCTTTCCAAAAATATGAACTTTATTGGTTTAGGTGGTCGTGGTGGTGGTTTATCGGAAAAAATTGCGGTTAAACGCCGTTGGGTGCATCCAATTTCCAATAAAATTCCATTAGATCAGGCAGCCTTAATTGAACCGTTATCGGTTGGTCATCATGCTTTTGTACGTAGTGGCGCTAAAGCAGGTAATATTGCTCTGGTTGGCGGTGCAGGACCAATCGGGTTATTGCTTTCAGCAATTTTAAAAGCGAAAGGGCTTAAGGTTATCATTACTGAGCTAAGTGCAAAACGTAAAGAAAAAGCCAAAGAGTCGGGAGTCGCAGATTATATTTTAGATCCGTCAGAAGTAGATGTTGTTTCTGAGGTCATGAAAATTACCAATGGCGATGGTGTCGATGTCGCATTTGAATGTAGTAGCGTTAATAAAGTATTAGATACCTTGGTTGCGGCAGTGAAACCAACAGGCGTTATAGTTATTGTTTCGATTTGGAGCCACCCAGCATCAATTAATGTGCACAGTGTGGTAATGAAAGAGCTTGATGTACGAGGCACCATTGCCTATGTAAATGACCATCAAGAAACCATTAAACTGGTCGAAGAAGGTAAAATAAATCTGGAACCTTTTATTACCCAGCGTATTCAACTTGATGATTTGATTTCACAAGGTTTTGAAACCTTAATTCATAACAATGAGTCAGCAGTTAAAATTATTGTACATCCATAA
- a CDS encoding acetoin reductase, which produces MVKGLKNKVVLVTGAAQGIGRGIALRLAQEGAHIALIDMKQDRLNDVQQEIQALGVNVSTFIADVSDREQVYAAINHAEQTLGGFDVMINNAGIAQVQAIADITPDEFQKIVDINIGGVLWGIQAAAAKFKQRQHKGKIINACSIAGHDGFALLGIYSATKFAVRALTQAAAKEYASHGITVNGYCPGIVGTDMWVDIDKRFAEITGAAIGETYKKYVEGIALGRAQTPDDVAALVAFLASEDSDYITGQSILTDGGIVYR; this is translated from the coding sequence ATGGTTAAGGGATTAAAAAATAAAGTTGTTTTAGTGACTGGGGCAGCTCAAGGCATTGGCCGTGGGATTGCCCTGCGCTTAGCGCAAGAAGGGGCACACATTGCACTAATCGATATGAAACAAGATCGACTGAACGATGTACAGCAGGAAATTCAGGCTTTAGGTGTAAATGTGAGCACATTTATTGCTGACGTAAGTGACCGCGAGCAAGTGTACGCCGCTATAAATCATGCTGAACAGACCCTTGGTGGGTTTGATGTCATGATTAATAATGCTGGAATTGCACAAGTTCAAGCGATTGCTGATATCACACCAGATGAATTTCAAAAAATTGTTGATATCAATATTGGTGGCGTGCTGTGGGGCATTCAGGCTGCAGCTGCAAAATTTAAGCAACGCCAACATAAAGGTAAAATCATTAATGCTTGCTCAATTGCAGGCCATGATGGGTTTGCTTTACTCGGTATTTACTCGGCAACCAAATTTGCAGTACGTGCACTCACTCAAGCTGCGGCAAAAGAATATGCCAGTCACGGTATTACGGTAAATGGATATTGCCCCGGAATTGTCGGAACAGACATGTGGGTTGACATTGATAAACGTTTTGCTGAAATTACCGGTGCAGCAATCGGTGAAACTTATAAAAAATATGTGGAAGGCATTGCCTTAGGTAGAGCCCAAACACCAGATGATGTAGCGGCATTAGTTGCTTTTCTGGCAAGTGAAGATTCGGACTATATTACAGGTCAATCCATTTTAACGGACGGCGGAATTGTCTATCGCTAA